The Alkalihalophilus pseudofirmus nucleotide sequence CCTAATGGTCTTGCCTCGAAGTTTAGCCACACCATATTCTGTAACAATATAGTCTACATCATTTTTTGATGTTGTAACAACAGAACCAGTAGCCAATGTCGGAACAATCTTTGAGATCGTGCCGCCTTTTGTTGTGGAGTGAAGACAGATAATACCCTTCCCGCCCTTTGACATTCTTGCACCAATTCCGAAATCTCCTTGTCCCCCAGTTGATGAATAGTAGCGCCCGCCTATTGATTCAGAATTACATTGACCTATTAAATCGACTTCAATCGTGGCATTAATTGTAACAAGCTGATTGATTTTTGCTATTAAACAGCTGTCATTCGTTTCATCAACCGGATACATTTGAACTTGTTTATTTTGATCCATGAAATCATAAAGTCTTTTTGTGCCAAAAGCAAACGTTGCTGTCATACTCCCTTTATGAAGTGGATTTGAAAGGTTTGATACAGCTCCGCTCTCAAACAAGTCCACCACTTTATCTGGAATCATTTCAGTGAAGATGGTTAAATCTCGGTGATCTTTTAAGAAGTTCATAATCGCGTTTGGAATCGCTCCAAAGCCGATTTGAAGAGTATCTCCGTTTTGAATTAAATCTGCTACTGTTTTTCCAATGATCTCATCCTCAGGTCTTAAAGGGATTTCTGGTGTCACAGGCAGTTCCACATGATTTTCTATAAGCGCATCTACTTGATCAATGTGAATGTGGTTTTGTCCGAATGTTCTAGGCATATTCTCATTCACTTCTAATATGATTCGTTTTGCGTCTTTTAATAAAGGGGCTACATAATCACAATTTGTTCCTAGTGAAAAATATCCGTCCTCATCCATTGGTGAAACGGCGGCCATAATCACTCGATCATGTGTAGTCTCCTTTAAAATTTGCGGTAAATCTGAAAAGTGGTTTGGAAGCAGATCCACTTCTTTATCATAAAATGCACGACGCTCATCTTTATTTAAGAACATAGAAACAATTTTCACCTTAGATGGATCGACTGCTAAAACAGGGTAAAGAGAAAGCATTTGAAATAAACGATTTCCCTCTAATCCATTATGTTCCGCTAATGCCAGAACTAATCCAGGTGGTTCCCCGACTGCAAGGGGTACGATAATATCTTCACGAGGCTGTATTATTGATACCGCTTCCAAGGAAGTGGCAGCTTTTTTTTGTTTGTATAACTCGTGCACACTCATGACAAAAATCCTCCTACATCATACGGGTACAATTCCCCAATATTTCTTCTTATGTTTTGAATCTCCTCAAGCAATAATAATAATACTATGTTAAATACCTACAACCAAGGCAAACCGAGCCGTTTAAGTAAAGTAAAACTTTTCTGTATACTCATATTTTTCTTACATCCACCTGCACATTCATACACGGTTTCAATAAATAACTCTTTTTTAGTATGAACCAGTGCCTAAATGCCACTCACGAAAATAATACCAGCTTTTGTTGTTAATGTGGTAATTTGTCGAATTCTAGACGTTTTTTTTATTTTTTACCGGTTCAAAAGAAAAAATCTGATATAATGAAATTCGTTATACCAACAAAAAGAGCAAGAATCTTTTTTGTTGAGATTGGAGGAGTTTTAGGTGGACACACGCAGGAGACGATCCGATAGACATAAAAGAAGACCTAGGAAACGCAAAAAATTATTTGTTTCATTCCTTTTACTTTTTTCTTTATTGTTTATTTCAACTGCTGCCTTTGCAGTTTTTCAATATGAATTAGGAAAAAATAATGCCCAACAAAACTTAACTGAAACAAACGACAGTGACGAAACGTTAGAAGATGAAACGGAAGTGCATGAATTTCAATCAAAGGAACCTGAGAATAACGAACCTATTAATGTATTGTTAATAGGTGTGGATACTGCTGAAGATGAACCAGCTAGAACAGATACAATTATGGTGGCTCAATATGATCCCAAAAATGGGGACGCAAAATTAGCATCTATTATGCGTGACACATACGTTGAAATTCCTGGATATCGTGATAATAAAATTAATGCCTCGTTTTTCTTAGGAGGTCCTGACCTTTTAAGAGAAACCATTGAACATAACTTTGGATTAGATCTTCATTATTATGCTATGGTTAATTTTGATGGCTTTGTTGAAGTCGTTGATACGATTGCCCCTAAAGGGATAGAAGTAGATGTTGAAGATCGCATGTACTACCAATCCGGAAGTACAGTCATTGATTTTGAACCTGGTACACAAGTGCTTGACGGCCAGCAAGCATTGAATTATGTACGTTTCAGAAGTGATGCTAATAATGACTTTGGCCGTGTGGAACGGCAGCAAGAGATGTTGACTTTGTTAAAAAATGAACTTTTAACGGTTTCAGGTCTTACAAGAGTTCCACGTCTAATCGGATCTGTTGAACCATATTTAGATACTAACATTAAAACAACTAGGATGCTTAGTTTAGGACGTGACTTCATCTTAAATCCGGTTGATGATGTACAGACATTAAGAATTCCGGTTAAAGATGGTTACAGCGACCAACATTACAGCCATGCTGGTGCTGTACTTGAACTTGATTTCGAAAAAAATAAAGAAGCTATCCATTCCTTCTTCTCCAATGAATCAAAGGGATTTGCTAATGATTCAACAACCGAAGATGATGAAGATATGTAGAGGAAATATACAATAAAAGCTCATTGACAACATATTGTCAATGAGCTATTTTTATTTACTGCATTATTAACGTTTAATTAAAACTGTTTAAATACGAGCGTTGCGTTATGTCCGCCAAATCCAAGAGAATTATTCAAAACAGCTCGTACTTCTTGTCGTCTTGCTTCATTTGGCACATAATCCAGATCACAATCTGGATCTGGTGTATGGTAATTGATTGTAGGCGGGATGATTCCGTCTTTGATCGCTTTTACCGAGAACACAGATTCAATTGCTCCTGCTGCTCCTAAAAGGTGACCAGTCATTGATTTTGTTGAGCTTATTGCTAGTTTTTCAGCATGCTCTCCAAATACTGTTTTCACAGCCATTGTTTCAAATTTATCATTATATGGTGTACTTGTACCATGCGCATTCATGTAATCAATATCACTAGGTTGTAAGCCTGCATCTTCAATTGCCTGCTTCATAGCACGGGCACCGCCTTCTCCCTCAGGAGCCGGAGCTGTCACATGGTGAGCATCCCCTGTTGCACCGTAGCCGACAATTTCTGCATAAATGGTTGCACCGCGCTTCTCGGCTGATTCTAGACTTTCTAAAATAAGAATGCCTGCTCCTTCTCCCATAACAAAACCATCTCGGTCTGCATCAAATGGACGCGATGCGTTTTCTGGGCTGTCGGTTGTTGTTACAGCTTTTGCTGCACAGAAACCAGCGACAGACATATTCGTAATTGGGGCTTCTGCTCCGCCTGTAATCATCACATCGGCATCACCACGCTGGATTACTTTAAAGGCATCTCCAATAGAATTTGTCCCGGAGGCACATGCTGTAACAGAACATGAATTAATTCCCTTTGCTCCAGTGATAATGGAAACTTGGCCAGAAGCCATATCAGGGATTAACATTGGGACAAAAAACGGGCTTACTCTCCTGTGACCTTTATCAAGGAATGTACGGAATTGCTGTTCAAAGGTTTCCATACCTCCAATTCCCGATCCAATCCACACTCCTGCACGATTAGCAATCTCTTCTGTAATCTCAAGGTTGGCATCTTTTAGAGCCATTAAAGAAGCTGCTACAGCAAATTGAGTAAAACGATCCATTTTTCTAGCTTCTTTTTTATCCATAAATTCACTTGGATCAAAATCCTTTACTTCTGCTGCAACTTTCATCGGAAATTCTTCAGCATTCACTCTCGTTAAAAGGCCAATTCCAGACTCCCCGTTAATCGCTTTCTCCCAAGTTGTATCCACATTTAAACCTAGTGGTGTGACTGCTCCAACACCCGTTACTACGACACGTTTTTTCTCCATTACAATACTCTCCTTTTCAACTACAATTTTCATCATTGTGATCTCAAGTTAAGAATAGTATTAACGTCCCCAGCGAAGGGCAACCGATCCCCATACTAATCCCGCTCCAAAACCTACAAGAACAAGGGTATCTCCATCT carries:
- a CDS encoding acetyl-CoA hydrolase/transferase family protein; this translates as MSVHELYKQKKAATSLEAVSIIQPREDIIVPLAVGEPPGLVLALAEHNGLEGNRLFQMLSLYPVLAVDPSKVKIVSMFLNKDERRAFYDKEVDLLPNHFSDLPQILKETTHDRVIMAAVSPMDEDGYFSLGTNCDYVAPLLKDAKRIILEVNENMPRTFGQNHIHIDQVDALIENHVELPVTPEIPLRPEDEIIGKTVADLIQNGDTLQIGFGAIPNAIMNFLKDHRDLTIFTEMIPDKVVDLFESGAVSNLSNPLHKGSMTATFAFGTKRLYDFMDQNKQVQMYPVDETNDSCLIAKINQLVTINATIEVDLIGQCNSESIGGRYYSSTGGQGDFGIGARMSKGGKGIICLHSTTKGGTISKIVPTLATGSVVTTSKNDVDYIVTEYGVAKLRGKTIRERTQALIDIAHPNFRDELTEKAKDMGYL
- a CDS encoding LCP family protein, with translation MDTRRRRSDRHKRRPRKRKKLFVSFLLLFSLLFISTAAFAVFQYELGKNNAQQNLTETNDSDETLEDETEVHEFQSKEPENNEPINVLLIGVDTAEDEPARTDTIMVAQYDPKNGDAKLASIMRDTYVEIPGYRDNKINASFFLGGPDLLRETIEHNFGLDLHYYAMVNFDGFVEVVDTIAPKGIEVDVEDRMYYQSGSTVIDFEPGTQVLDGQQALNYVRFRSDANNDFGRVERQQEMLTLLKNELLTVSGLTRVPRLIGSVEPYLDTNIKTTRMLSLGRDFILNPVDDVQTLRIPVKDGYSDQHYSHAGAVLELDFEKNKEAIHSFFSNESKGFANDSTTEDDEDM
- the fabF gene encoding beta-ketoacyl-ACP synthase II, which produces MEKKRVVVTGVGAVTPLGLNVDTTWEKAINGESGIGLLTRVNAEEFPMKVAAEVKDFDPSEFMDKKEARKMDRFTQFAVAASLMALKDANLEITEEIANRAGVWIGSGIGGMETFEQQFRTFLDKGHRRVSPFFVPMLIPDMASGQVSIITGAKGINSCSVTACASGTNSIGDAFKVIQRGDADVMITGGAEAPITNMSVAGFCAAKAVTTTDSPENASRPFDADRDGFVMGEGAGILILESLESAEKRGATIYAEIVGYGATGDAHHVTAPAPEGEGGARAMKQAIEDAGLQPSDIDYMNAHGTSTPYNDKFETMAVKTVFGEHAEKLAISSTKSMTGHLLGAAGAIESVFSVKAIKDGIIPPTINYHTPDPDCDLDYVPNEARRQEVRAVLNNSLGFGGHNATLVFKQF